The Myxococcota bacterium genome has a segment encoding these proteins:
- a CDS encoding sulfatase, with product MLVTLDTTRADRLGCYGYERATSPRLDELARDAVRHARAYSTSSWTLPAHASLFTGAYTYTHGARYDADGPLVLGDAIDHAGAKRYRARGLDPRLPTLAERFAEAGYATGGFVAGPWMKRVFGLDRGFAHWDDDGIDHENGRRADALTDAALAWLGEHADEPFLLFLNYYDAHSPYDPPASARDRFAADVAGGGALPGPGEPMTLAQANALYDAEIAFADEHLGRLLDALRERGLYDGAWIVVTADHGDVLGEHGKLGHGRYLWEEEIRIPLLVKRPGARGAGSTSDAIAQINDVAPMLVRELGLAPLAGGGGPLARADDAALAELYPLPFLFAKGDWRALVVGRDKLMWNGRGRHALYDLASPEGEDANRADAEVGLRDALLARLDALLATLAPAPALAPADVARSRAVDDATRRALEGLGYLDEGDEGGEGDGRGEGERDREAGRRDGEAHADDAR from the coding sequence GTGCTCGTCACCCTCGACACGACGCGCGCGGACCGTCTCGGGTGCTACGGCTACGAGCGCGCGACGAGCCCGCGGCTCGACGAGCTCGCGCGCGATGCGGTGCGGCACGCGCGCGCCTACTCGACGTCGAGCTGGACGCTCCCCGCGCACGCCTCGCTCTTCACCGGCGCCTACACGTACACGCACGGCGCGCGCTACGACGCGGACGGCCCGCTCGTGCTCGGGGACGCGATCGACCACGCGGGCGCGAAGCGCTATCGCGCGCGCGGCCTCGACCCGCGCCTCCCGACGCTCGCCGAGCGCTTCGCCGAAGCGGGCTACGCGACGGGCGGCTTCGTCGCCGGGCCGTGGATGAAGCGCGTCTTCGGGCTCGATCGCGGCTTCGCGCACTGGGACGACGACGGCATCGACCACGAGAACGGAAGGCGCGCGGACGCGTTGACGGACGCCGCGCTCGCATGGCTCGGCGAGCACGCGGACGAGCCCTTCCTGCTCTTCCTCAACTACTACGATGCGCACAGCCCGTACGACCCGCCGGCGAGTGCGCGCGACCGGTTCGCGGCCGACGTCGCGGGCGGCGGCGCGCTGCCGGGCCCGGGCGAGCCGATGACGCTCGCGCAGGCGAACGCGCTCTACGACGCGGAGATCGCCTTCGCCGACGAGCACCTCGGCCGGCTCCTCGACGCGCTCCGCGAGCGCGGCCTCTACGACGGCGCGTGGATCGTCGTCACGGCCGATCACGGCGACGTGCTCGGCGAGCACGGGAAGCTCGGGCACGGCCGCTACCTGTGGGAGGAGGAGATCCGCATCCCGCTGCTCGTGAAGCGGCCGGGCGCGCGCGGCGCGGGCTCGACCTCCGATGCGATCGCGCAGATCAACGACGTGGCGCCGATGCTCGTGCGCGAGCTCGGTCTCGCGCCGCTCGCGGGCGGGGGCGGCCCGCTCGCGCGCGCGGACGACGCGGCGCTGGCGGAGCTCTACCCGCTCCCGTTCCTGTTCGCGAAGGGCGACTGGCGTGCGCTCGTCGTCGGCCGCGACAAGCTCATGTGGAACGGGCGCGGGCGGCACGCGCTCTACGACCTCGCGTCTCCCGAGGGCGAGGACGCGAACCGCGCCGACGCGGAGGTCGGCCTGCGCGACGCGCTGCTCGCGCGCCTCGACGCGCTGCTCGCGACGCTCGCACCGGCGCCCGCGCTCGCGCCGGCGGACGTCGCTCGCTCGCGCGCCGTCGACGACGCGACGCGCCGCGCGCTCGAGGGGCTCGGCTATCTCGACGAAGGGGACGAAGGCGGCGAAGGCGACGGCCGCGGCGAAGGCGAGCGCGATCGCGAGGCAGGGCGTCGGGATGGCGAAGCGCACGCCGACGACGCGCGCTGA